From the Rhinolophus sinicus isolate RSC01 linkage group LG02, ASM3656204v1, whole genome shotgun sequence genome, one window contains:
- the LOC109460035 gene encoding LOW QUALITY PROTEIN: securin (The sequence of the model RefSeq protein was modified relative to this genomic sequence to represent the inferred CDS: inserted 1 base in 1 codon; deleted 2 bases in 1 codon): MATAIFVDKENGEPSTHMAPKDGLKLGSGPSIKVLDERPQDSTLRVGKMFDAPPALPKAARKALGTVNRATEKSVKMNGPRKQKQTNCSAKKVMEKTVKAKSSVPVLDDTYPETEKLFPFNPLDIEIFNQSEEHQIAQLPLSGMPLMLHDEEREFEKLLHIGPPSPLKMLSPPRKSSLXAVSLKQSVNTGC, encoded by the exons ATGGCTACTGCGATCTTTGTTGATAAGGAAAATGGAGAACCAAGCACCCATATGGCTCCTAAGGACGGGCTGAAGCTGGGGTCTGGGCCTTCCATCAAAGTTTTAGATGAGAGACCTCAGGATTCAACACTACGTGTTGGCAAAATGTTTGATGCTCCACCAGCCTTACCTAAAGCTGCCAGAAAGGCTTTGGGAACTGTCAACAGAGCTACAGAAAAGTCAGTAAAGATGAATGGACCTCgcaaacagaaacagacaaactGCTCTGCCAAAAAGGTGATGGAGAAGACTGTTAAAGCAAAAAGCTCGGTTCCTGTCTTGGATGACACCtatccagaaacagaaaaattatttcccttcaATCCTCTAGATATTGAAATTTTCAATCAGTCTGAAGAGCACCAGATAGCACAGCTCCCCTTAAGTGGAATG CCCCTCATGCTCCACGATGAGGAGAGGGAATTTGAAAAGCTGTTACACATAGGCCCCCCTTCTCCTCTGAAGATGCTCTCTCCACCGCGGAAGTCCAGTC TTGCAGTCTCCCTCAAGCAATCTGTCAACACTGGATGTTGA